A DNA window from Hevea brasiliensis isolate MT/VB/25A 57/8 chromosome 2, ASM3005281v1, whole genome shotgun sequence contains the following coding sequences:
- the LOC131175588 gene encoding protease inhibitor HPI, translated as MASQCPVKNSWPELVGTNGDIAAGIIQTENANVKAIVVKEGLPITQDLNFNRVRVFVDENRVVTQVPAIG; from the exons ATGGCAAGTCAGTGTCCAG TTAAGAATTCATGGCCGGAGCTCGTCGGGACAAACGGGGACATTGCAGCGGGTATCATACAGACAGAGAATGCAAATGTGAAGGCAATCGTGGTCAAGGAGGGATTGCCTATAACTCAGGATTTAAATTTCAACAGGGTCCGGGTTTTCGTGGATGAAAATCGGGTGGTCACTCAAGTTCCTGCCATTGGCTAA